A portion of the Ascaphus truei isolate aAscTru1 chromosome 14, aAscTru1.hap1, whole genome shotgun sequence genome contains these proteins:
- the NCEH1 gene encoding neutral cholesterol ester hydrolase 1, whose translation MRALSALVTALAAFSAYYVYTPLPSTVSEPWKLMLLDATFRCAQDLSNLAHFVGLGHHLRVLNFVSGYFDKLEALSSRDMKVTDTVFNGVEVRVFEPTREFAGNLKRSIVYIHGGGWALGSARMRSYDSLCRKVAEDVNAVVVAIEYRLVPDVHFPVPLNDALAATKYFLRPEVLAKYLIDPDRIAVSGDSAGGNLAAAVCQQLTEDSNVTTKVKLQALIYPVLQALDFNTPSYQQNMDMPILSRFVMIKFWLDYLNGSHKFAHSMLVNNHTSLDLSQAVSLRERLNWDSLLPSSFKKNYKPLLPSIGSPNIIQEVPALLDIRASPLVAHKKTIELLPKTYMLTCEHDVLRDDGTMYARRLEDAGVDVTHDHYEDGFHGCMLFATWPTYFSVGARTRDGYIKWLDENL comes from the exons ATGAGAGCACTGTCTGCCCTTGTCACTGCACTGGCAGCCTTCTCTGCTTACTATGTGTACACTCCTCTGCCCAGCACAGTGTCAGAGCCCTGGAAGCTCATGCTGCTTGATGCCACCTTCAGATGTGCACAGGATCTG AGCAATTTGGCCCATTTTGTGGGGCTCGGCCATCACTTGAGAGTGCTGAATTTTGTTTCCGGCTACTTTGACAAGTTGGAAGCACTTTCCTCCCGGGATATGAAAGTCACGGACACGGTGTTTAATGGGGTAGAGGTCCGAGTCTTCGAACCCACGAGGGAGTTTGCTGGAAATCTAAAGCGCAGCATTGTTTATATCCATGGTGGTGGATGGGCGCTTGGAAGTGCAA GAATGAGATCCTATGACAGCCTGTGTCGGAAAGTGGCAGAAGATGTAAATGCCGTGGTCGTTGCGATAGA GTACAGATTAGTACCAGACGTTCATTTCCCCGTGCCACTGAATGATGCTTTGGCTGCTACAAAGTACTTCCTGCGGCCAGAAGTTCTTGCTAAATATTTAATTGATCCGGACAGAATTGCCGTGTCTGGCGACAGCGCAGGCGGAAACCTGGCGGCGGCCGTGTGTCAGCAG CTTACTGAAGATAGCAATGTCACGACCAAAGTGAAACTCCAAGCTTTAATTTACCCGGTCCTTCAGGCATTAGATTTCAACACTCCTTCTTATCAGCAGAACATGGATATGCCTATTCTTTCTCGCTTTGTCATGATAAAGTTCTGGTTGGACTACCTAAATGGCAGCCACAAATTTGCCCACTCCATGCTGGTTAACAACCATACATCTCTTGACTTAAGCCAAGCAGTGTCCCTACGGGAACGCTTGAATTGGGATTCATTATTGCCTTCATCTTTCAAAAAGAATTACAAGCCTCTCTTGCCAAGTATTGGGTCCCCTAATATAATTCAGGAGGTACCCGCATTACTTGACATCCGTGCATCTCCACTGGTAGCGCACAAGAAGACCATTGAGCTGCTGCCAAAGACCTATATGTTGACCTGTGAACATGACGTCTTGAGGGATGATGGAACCATGTACGCCAGACGGTTGGAAGATGCAGGAGTTGACGTTACTCATGACCACTATGAGGATGGTTTCCATGGCTGCATGCTCTTTGCCACGTGGCCTACTTACTTTTCAGTGGGTGCTCGAACAAGAGACGGCTATATCAAATGGCTGGATGAAAATCTCTAG